In a single window of the Coleofasciculus sp. FACHB-T130 genome:
- a CDS encoding PAS domain S-box protein: protein MQSFKPKVSEEEIKLDPVFVPENHSKRPPNNWLKQLIRRLSIRQKIGYGYAVAIGIATLGASAGLLVGEYYQRQMSQQLKYAQQEAYLLNSLKIAVLEARNQQQQLIYRLGKPKEFQREVLRLVEKIEKVKKLYSQVKLFGNESQLFKHSAQEIAEVENWLKTYDGTVEVYSQNLNVILNKIDKDGGLQPETVLIIQNSLLNFTNTQEALKFDSLSDDLTKLIEVANHDEEETAIALQQVEKLRIQIIVTSMLLSMAIAAIIARYSSRAIAHPLETATQIAQQVTEQANFTLQAPVITEDEVGRLTTSLNQLIRSVGTHTQELKQTQAQLHRFFNLSFDMLCVVGFDGYFKQINPAFETTLGYTGEEILAKPLLNFIHPEDRATSIAEARKLASGVMVSSFINRYGCKDGSYKWLEWTCVPFAPEGLIYAVARDISDRIHAETARQESEQQFRALVANIPGAIYRCSCDDDWKMEFISDAIAEISGYPPGDFIHNQVRSFASIIHPEDTAIVDRLIQEAVQKKQPFIIEYRIIRADGSIRWVYEKGQGIFNSTGQLLCLNGAIFDISDRKQTEEALHSSNRRVFKVLESITDAFYALNHQWQFTYINKQAELLLQRTRSELLGTNIWDRFPAAIGSNFYNQYHQSAAEQVSITFEEFYPALDIWVEVRAYPSEEGLSVYFHDITERKAAEKALAERARLAAFRADIGSALTQSDTLQGILQRCVLAVVKHLDAAFARIWMLNVEENVLELQASAGIYTHLNGNHRRVKVGQFKIGLIAQERKPHLTNSVLDDPRVSDKDWAKREGMVAFAGYPLMLQGQMVGVIAMFTRHTLSESIFKALEFAADEIAIGIKRKQAEEALQRSLKDLSDVKFALDQAAIVAITDRRGMINYVNDKFCEISKYSPKELIGQDHRILNSVYHPQEFFSKLWSTISSGKVWRGQIKNRAKDETYYWVDTAIVPVLDERGNPFQYLAICSDITDRKAAEEALRLSEARFRELAAQEELFNHLASQIRNSLELDTILETAVHEIYHRLHLDTCIFSWYRPDMEPVSWEAVKEAKKTDLRSWVGFFPDEAFGAFTEKILRQEIVRVDDVKTLNNDLPLQQLLLTTGAASVLGLPLQTQFGRIGLIICNRIQEAKPWTDADVALLCAIANQMAIAINQAELYADASNSAHLAQDKALQLEQTLQELQETQIQLIQAEKMSSLGQMVAGIAHEFNNPVNFIHGNLQHTNDYVQDLLNLVKLYQQQYSNTAPKIQSFVEKIDLEFIAQDLPKMLSSMKIGTQRIRELVLSLRNFSRLDEAEMKAVDLHEGMDNTLLILNNRLKKEINVIKHYGKLPLVECYPAQLNQVFMNILSNAIDALLAQKEREDKQIVISSQVLGKNQIIVRIRDNGSGIPQPILEKIFDPFFTTKDVGKGTGLGLSISYQIMEKHHGKIMVSSQMNEGTEFAIYLPIKQSGLSAKSVLAKSN from the coding sequence ATGCAGTCTTTCAAGCCAAAAGTGTCTGAAGAGGAAATAAAATTAGATCCTGTATTTGTTCCGGAAAACCATTCTAAAAGACCTCCGAATAATTGGCTAAAACAGCTAATCCGTCGCTTAAGTATCCGGCAGAAAATTGGTTATGGATATGCAGTTGCCATTGGAATAGCAACTTTGGGGGCGAGTGCAGGGCTGCTCGTTGGCGAATATTACCAGCGACAGATGTCCCAGCAACTCAAATATGCACAGCAAGAAGCTTATCTTTTGAATAGTTTGAAAATTGCTGTACTAGAAGCAAGAAACCAGCAGCAGCAGTTAATTTATCGGCTAGGAAAACCAAAAGAGTTTCAACGCGAAGTTTTGCGCTTAGTAGAGAAAATTGAAAAGGTTAAAAAACTTTATTCACAAGTAAAATTATTTGGTAATGAATCTCAATTATTCAAGCATTCAGCTCAAGAGATTGCAGAAGTCGAAAATTGGTTGAAAACTTACGACGGAACTGTAGAAGTTTATAGCCAAAACCTAAATGTAATCTTAAATAAAATTGATAAAGATGGTGGGTTACAGCCTGAAACAGTTCTAATAATCCAAAATTCCTTGCTGAATTTTACCAATACTCAGGAGGCGCTTAAGTTTGATAGTCTCTCAGATGATTTAACAAAATTGATTGAGGTTGCTAATCACGATGAGGAAGAAACAGCGATCGCTTTACAGCAGGTAGAGAAACTGCGAATCCAGATAATTGTTACCAGTATGTTGCTGTCAATGGCGATCGCCGCGATAATCGCCCGCTATTCCAGTCGAGCGATCGCGCATCCTCTGGAAACTGCAACTCAAATTGCTCAGCAAGTTACCGAACAAGCAAATTTTACTCTCCAGGCACCCGTAATTACCGAGGATGAAGTTGGACGCCTGACAACCTCCCTCAACCAGCTAATCCGCAGCGTCGGCACCCACACCCAGGAACTGAAGCAAACCCAAGCACAGCTTCATCGCTTCTTCAACCTTTCATTCGATATGCTTTGTGTCGTCGGGTTTGACGGCTATTTTAAGCAGATAAACCCAGCTTTTGAAACAACACTTGGCTACACTGGCGAAGAAATTTTAGCAAAGCCATTGTTGAATTTTATTCATCCTGAAGATCGAGCAACCAGCATTGCTGAGGCAAGGAAACTTGCTAGCGGAGTCATGGTTAGCTCCTTTATAAACCGCTACGGCTGTAAAGACGGTTCCTATAAATGGCTGGAGTGGACGTGCGTCCCCTTTGCTCCAGAAGGTTTAATCTATGCGGTTGCCCGTGACATTAGCGATCGCATACACGCCGAAACAGCACGGCAGGAAAGCGAGCAGCAATTCAGAGCTTTGGTTGCTAATATTCCAGGTGCCATCTATCGGTGTAGCTGCGATGACGACTGGAAGATGGAGTTTATCAGCGATGCGATCGCAGAAATTTCTGGTTATCCGCCTGGAGACTTTATTCACAATCAAGTTCGCAGTTTTGCCAGTATTATTCATCCTGAAGATACCGCGATAGTGGACAGGCTTATCCAAGAGGCTGTGCAGAAAAAACAGCCTTTTATCATTGAGTACCGAATCATTCGAGCCGATGGAAGTATCCGATGGGTCTACGAGAAAGGTCAGGGCATATTCAATTCCACCGGACAGCTTCTGTGTCTAAACGGGGCAATCTTTGATATTAGCGATCGCAAGCAAACAGAAGAGGCATTACACTCATCAAACCGGCGAGTCTTCAAGGTTCTTGAAAGCATCACGGATGCTTTTTATGCCCTCAACCATCAGTGGCAGTTCACCTATATCAACAAGCAAGCGGAGCTACTTTTACAGAGAACCCGGTCCGAACTTCTGGGCACGAATATTTGGGATCGGTTTCCCGCTGCAATTGGGTCAAATTTTTACAATCAATATCACCAGAGTGCTGCTGAACAAGTCTCTATCACGTTTGAAGAATTTTACCCAGCTCTTGATATCTGGGTTGAAGTCCGTGCCTACCCCAGTGAAGAGGGGCTTTCTGTCTACTTCCACGACATCACTGAGCGGAAAGCTGCTGAGAAAGCCCTAGCAGAGCGAGCTAGACTAGCCGCATTTCGTGCTGATATTGGATCTGCCCTCACTCAAAGCGACACTTTACAAGGTATCCTGCAACGCTGCGTCTTGGCTGTGGTTAAACACCTGGATGCAGCATTCGCCCGCATTTGGATGCTCAATGTTGAGGAAAACGTACTAGAGCTGCAAGCTAGTGCAGGAATATACACTCACCTAAACGGCAATCATCGCCGCGTTAAAGTCGGACAATTCAAAATCGGTCTGATTGCTCAAGAGCGAAAACCACACTTAACGAATTCTGTCCTTGACGATCCTCGTGTTAGCGATAAAGATTGGGCGAAGCGAGAGGGAATGGTTGCTTTTGCTGGCTATCCCTTAATGCTCCAAGGTCAGATGGTAGGGGTGATTGCCATGTTTACCCGCCATACCTTGAGCGAATCTATTTTCAAGGCGCTAGAATTTGCCGCAGATGAAATTGCCATAGGGATTAAACGCAAGCAGGCAGAGGAAGCACTCCAAAGATCGCTCAAAGATTTGTCAGACGTCAAATTTGCCTTAGATCAGGCGGCGATTGTTGCTATTACCGATCGAAGAGGAATGATTAACTATGTCAACGATAAATTTTGTGAAATATCCAAATATTCCCCAAAAGAACTGATAGGACAAGACCATCGAATTCTTAATTCTGTTTATCATCCACAAGAATTTTTTAGCAAGCTTTGGTCAACAATTTCTAGCGGCAAGGTTTGGAGAGGTCAAATTAAGAACAGAGCTAAAGATGAAACTTATTACTGGGTTGATACTGCCATCGTTCCTGTTCTGGACGAGCGAGGAAATCCTTTCCAGTATTTAGCAATCTGCTCCGACATCACCGATCGCAAAGCCGCTGAGGAAGCATTGCGGCTATCGGAAGCCCGGTTCCGAGAACTGGCGGCTCAAGAAGAACTTTTCAATCATTTAGCTAGCCAGATCCGTAACTCTTTAGAACTGGATACCATTCTAGAGACGGCTGTTCATGAAATCTATCATCGGTTACACCTAGATACGTGCATCTTTTCCTGGTACCGTCCTGACATGGAGCCTGTTAGTTGGGAAGCGGTGAAGGAAGCCAAAAAGACCGATCTTCGTAGTTGGGTGGGTTTTTTCCCGGATGAAGCCTTTGGTGCATTTACTGAGAAAATCCTGCGCCAAGAAATTGTTCGCGTCGATGATGTCAAGACTCTAAACAACGATCTGCCGTTACAGCAGCTGTTATTGACAACGGGTGCGGCTTCTGTGTTGGGGCTACCACTTCAAACACAATTCGGTAGGATTGGCTTGATAATTTGTAATCGCATCCAAGAAGCAAAACCTTGGACGGATGCTGATGTGGCACTGCTTTGCGCGATCGCTAATCAGATGGCGATCGCAATTAACCAAGCTGAACTCTACGCCGACGCTAGTAATTCTGCCCATCTTGCCCAAGATAAAGCCTTGCAACTGGAACAAACATTGCAAGAACTCCAAGAAACTCAAATTCAGCTGATTCAAGCTGAAAAAATGTCCAGCCTCGGTCAGATGGTTGCTGGCATTGCCCACGAATTTAATAACCCAGTTAACTTTATCCACGGCAATCTGCAACACACGAACGACTACGTTCAAGACTTACTTAACTTAGTGAAACTTTATCAGCAACAATATTCTAATACCGCGCCTAAAATTCAGAGTTTTGTAGAGAAAATTGACCTAGAATTTATCGCTCAAGACCTACCCAAAATGCTGTCTTCTATGAAGATAGGGACGCAGCGAATTCGAGAGTTAGTCTTATCCTTGCGGAACTTCTCGCGTCTTGATGAAGCGGAGATGAAAGCCGTTGATCTCCACGAAGGCATGGACAATACGCTGTTAATTTTAAATAACCGTCTCAAAAAAGAGATTAATGTTATTAAACACTATGGCAAGTTACCTCTTGTTGAGTGTTATCCTGCACAGCTCAATCAAGTATTTATGAATATCCTGAGTAATGCGATTGATGCACTGCTGGCTCAGAAAGAGCGGGAAGATAAACAAATTGTTATTTCTAGCCAAGTATTAGGAAAAAATCAGATAATCGTGAGAATTCGGGATAATGGTTCTGGAATCCCCCAACCAATTCTAGAGAAAATATTTGACCCGTTTTTTACAACTAAAGATGTCGGGAAGGGAACTGGCTTAGGACTTTCGATTTCCTATCAAATTATGGAAAAGCATCATGGAAAAATTATGGTGAGTTCCCAGATGAATGAAGGAACAGAATTTGCAATTTACCTTCCGATTAAGCAGTCAGGTTTGTCTGCAAAATCGGTTCTAGCCAAGTCAAATTAA
- a CDS encoding PAS domain S-box protein, translated as MSESRVTFNAEEVLPDERNFVAAVLDTAATLVVVLDTQGRIVVFNQACQQTTAYSAEEVKGRPFWDLFLLPEEVESVKTVFKNLQAGQFPNQYDNYWLTRDRDRRLIAWSNTALLDSSGGVKYIIGTGIDITERHQAEQALKKAKAELEIRVEERTAELRKANEQLQEEMLERQRTEVALEQSYSLLQAVIEGTPDAIFVKDLQCRVVMANSGVGTIFNRQVEEIIGKNNAELLPPEIACQITETDCRIMESGEPEIVEEVLIIKGVTKTYLSTKSVLRDASGNVIGLVGVSRDITERKAAEEALRESEERYRHFIETALEGIWVIDAESKTIFVNRTLAEMLGYSIEEMQGRSLFDFMDDEGKAIAARQVELRRQGIEAKIDFKLCRKDGSFRWAIVSTSPIFDSAGNYAGAFAMITDITDRRQAEEALRESEARLREQARRENLLNRLASQIRNSLNLDKVLETTVQEIRNLLQIERCHFAWYYPDREEPGWAIVKEARNSELSDLRGYYPIAAVGSMGQKLLNLEMLRIDDIEKLSQKPRSAAQPSEKPRSVAYASDRLWRRFLRSMGFASILVLPIQTRSGTIGILSCCQSSAPRPWSDWEVELLHAVTDQLAIAINQAELYAATRTTAKQFQEQAAKLEQTLSELQQTQAQLVQTEKMSSLGQLVAGIAHEINNPVNFIYGNLAHADEYTKDLLNLLQLYQQHYSHPVPEIQDEMAAIDLDFLIEDLPKMLASMKVGAERIRQIVLSLRNFSRLDEAEMKAVDIHEGIESSLLILQNRLKTKPDHPDIQLMKEYGDLPQVECYAGQLNQVFMNLLTNAIDALEERMERGEENTKFYIPKICIRTSVVNSDRVLISIADNGLGMTEAMKKQLFNPFFTTKPVGKGTGLGLSISYQIVVEKHGGQLHCLSELGQGTEFAIAIPIQQHG; from the coding sequence ATGTCAGAAAGTCGTGTAACCTTCAACGCCGAGGAAGTGTTGCCGGACGAGCGCAACTTCGTCGCCGCTGTTCTAGATACAGCAGCAACTTTGGTAGTGGTTCTCGATACCCAGGGGCGAATTGTCGTTTTTAATCAAGCTTGCCAGCAAACCACTGCTTACTCGGCGGAGGAAGTCAAAGGCAGACCATTCTGGGATTTATTTCTGCTGCCAGAAGAAGTGGAATCTGTCAAAACGGTCTTCAAAAATCTTCAAGCGGGTCAGTTTCCAAACCAGTATGACAACTATTGGTTAACGCGCGATCGCGATCGCCGTTTGATTGCTTGGTCGAATACGGCGCTGCTCGACTCCTCTGGTGGGGTCAAGTACATCATCGGTACGGGGATTGACATTACCGAGCGTCACCAGGCAGAGCAAGCCCTAAAAAAGGCAAAGGCTGAGCTAGAAATCAGGGTCGAAGAGCGGACGGCTGAACTTAGGAAAGCCAACGAGCAATTGCAGGAAGAAATGCTAGAGCGCCAGCGTACCGAGGTGGCGCTCGAACAGAGCTATAGCCTCTTGCAGGCAGTTATTGAAGGAACACCCGATGCCATCTTTGTCAAAGATCTACAATGCCGGGTGGTGATGGCGAATTCAGGTGTTGGCACGATTTTCAATCGGCAGGTAGAGGAAATTATCGGTAAGAATAATGCCGAGTTGTTGCCACCTGAGATTGCCTGTCAGATAACCGAAACTGACTGCCGGATTATGGAATCAGGTGAACCTGAGATAGTTGAGGAAGTTCTCATTATCAAGGGCGTTACCAAAACTTATCTCTCTACAAAAAGCGTTTTGCGTGATGCTTCTGGAAATGTCATAGGTCTAGTCGGCGTCTCGCGGGATATCACCGAGCGTAAAGCTGCTGAGGAGGCGCTACGAGAATCCGAAGAGCGTTATCGTCACTTTATTGAGACTGCCTTAGAAGGAATTTGGGTGATCGACGCTGAAAGCAAGACGATTTTTGTCAATCGCACACTGGCAGAAATGCTTGGCTACAGCATTGAGGAGATGCAGGGTAGGTCGCTATTTGATTTCATGGATGATGAAGGGAAAGCGATCGCGGCTCGCCAAGTCGAGCTTCGCCGCCAAGGTATCGAGGCCAAGATTGATTTTAAATTATGTCGCAAAGATGGCTCGTTTCGATGGGCAATTGTTTCGACCTCTCCCATCTTCGACTCAGCAGGGAATTATGCTGGAGCCTTTGCGATGATTACGGATATCACCGATCGCCGACAGGCGGAAGAAGCACTGCGCGAAAGTGAGGCGCGGCTAAGAGAGCAAGCAAGGCGGGAAAACTTGCTCAACCGTCTCGCTAGCCAAATCCGTAACAGTCTTAACTTAGACAAAGTTTTGGAAACAACCGTGCAAGAGATCCGCAATTTGTTGCAGATTGAGCGGTGTCATTTTGCCTGGTATTACCCTGACAGAGAGGAACCCGGTTGGGCAATTGTCAAGGAAGCTCGCAATTCGGAGCTTTCCGATCTCAGAGGTTATTACCCGATTGCTGCTGTCGGATCGATGGGGCAAAAACTTTTGAACCTGGAAATGCTGCGGATAGATGATATCGAGAAACTGAGCCAGAAGCCGCGAAGCGCAGCTCAGCCAAGCGAGAAGCCGCGAAGCGTGGCATACGCTAGCGATCGCCTGTGGCGTAGATTTCTGCGTTCGATGGGCTTCGCCTCTATCTTGGTGCTGCCCATTCAAACTCGATCGGGTACCATTGGTATCCTGAGTTGTTGCCAGAGTTCTGCACCCAGACCTTGGAGCGATTGGGAAGTCGAACTGCTGCACGCTGTAACCGACCAACTTGCGATCGCGATTAACCAAGCCGAACTCTACGCTGCCACCCGCACCACTGCCAAACAATTCCAAGAACAAGCCGCCAAGCTCGAACAAACCCTCTCCGAACTCCAACAGACCCAAGCTCAGCTGGTACAGACAGAAAAAATGTCGAGTTTAGGGCAGTTGGTTGCCGGTATTGCCCATGAAATTAATAATCCCGTCAACTTTATCTATGGAAACTTAGCTCACGCAGATGAATATACGAAAGACCTCCTCAATCTGCTACAGCTCTACCAACAGCACTATTCCCATCCAGTCCCTGAGATTCAAGACGAAATGGCGGCTATCGATCTCGATTTTCTGATCGAAGACCTTCCTAAGATGCTAGCTTCAATGAAAGTAGGTGCTGAGCGTATTCGTCAGATTGTCTTATCGCTGCGGAACTTCTCCCGTCTGGATGAAGCAGAAATGAAGGCGGTTGATATTCATGAAGGGATTGAGAGCAGCCTCCTGATTCTACAAAATCGCCTGAAAACAAAGCCTGACCATCCTGACATTCAACTAATGAAGGAATACGGCGACTTGCCGCAGGTAGAATGCTATGCCGGACAATTGAATCAAGTCTTTATGAATCTACTGACGAATGCAATCGATGCCTTAGAAGAGAGAATGGAACGTGGGGAAGAAAATACTAAGTTCTACATCCCTAAAATTTGCATTCGCACCTCTGTTGTCAACTCCGATCGGGTATTAATTAGCATTGCCGATAACGGTCTAGGGATGACGGAAGCTATGAAAAAACAGCTATTCAATCCCTTTTTTACAACCAAACCTGTAGGCAAAGGTACGGGGTTAGGTTTATCAATCAGCTATCAAATTGTGGTGGAAAAACATGGGGGTCAATTGCACTGTCTCTCGGAACTGGGGCAAGGTACAGAGTTTGCGATCGCAATTCCCATTCAGCAGCACGGTTAG